From the Blattabacterium cuenoti genome, one window contains:
- the ftsZ gene encoding cell division protein FtsZ, producing the protein MKKEDFIKKQFGFSKNRSSAIKVIGVGGGGSNALSHMFEQGINGVDFIACNTDAQALRNNPVPIKIQLGASITEGLGAGADPEVGEKAALESLEEIKSVLDSNTKMTFITAGMGGGTGTGAAPIIAGISKEKGILTVGIVTIPFHFEGKIRLKQAKTGIESLRKNVDSLIVINNDKLRELYGNLGFKAGFAKADEVLTTAAKGIAEVITHHYKQNIDLRDTRTVLKESGTAVMGSAISVGENRAKDAVVQALDSPLLNDNKITGAKNVLLLIVSGKIEITIDEIGIISDYIQSEAGNNANIIMGIGEDEKLEESISVTIVATGFPTEVQRAINHEEKKIFHRLEEPYERKITSKVNSYSYSKEDPFFSKKKYSENLEEDYNYKNQHFTLKKNIFDKSINSNLWIENKNKKDSLESYFDFPISSCKNDNKNKKNIKHIRKKEDSKE; encoded by the coding sequence ATGAAAAAAGAAGATTTTATAAAAAAACAATTTGGATTTTCTAAGAACCGTTCATCTGCAATAAAAGTAATTGGAGTTGGTGGTGGAGGTAGTAATGCTTTAAGTCATATGTTTGAACAAGGAATAAATGGAGTAGATTTTATCGCATGCAATACAGATGCTCAAGCATTAAGAAATAATCCAGTTCCTATAAAAATTCAATTAGGTGCTTCTATTACAGAAGGATTAGGAGCTGGAGCTGATCCAGAAGTAGGAGAAAAAGCAGCATTAGAAAGTTTAGAAGAAATAAAAAGTGTTTTAGACTCTAATACAAAAATGACCTTTATTACAGCTGGGATGGGAGGTGGAACAGGAACAGGAGCAGCTCCAATTATTGCAGGAATTTCTAAAGAAAAAGGAATTTTAACGGTAGGTATAGTTACAATACCTTTTCATTTTGAAGGAAAAATTAGATTAAAACAAGCAAAAACTGGAATAGAATCATTAAGGAAAAATGTAGATTCACTTATTGTAATTAATAATGATAAATTAAGGGAATTATATGGAAATTTAGGATTTAAGGCTGGATTTGCGAAAGCAGATGAAGTACTCACTACTGCAGCTAAAGGAATTGCTGAGGTAATTACCCATCATTATAAACAAAATATAGATTTAAGAGATACTAGGACAGTACTTAAGGAAAGTGGAACTGCAGTAATGGGATCAGCGATATCTGTTGGAGAAAATAGAGCTAAAGATGCTGTAGTACAAGCATTAGATTCTCCATTATTAAATGATAATAAAATTACTGGAGCAAAAAACGTATTACTTCTCATAGTTTCAGGAAAAATAGAAATTACCATAGACGAAATTGGAATTATAAGTGATTATATTCAATCAGAAGCTGGAAATAATGCAAATATTATCATGGGAATAGGAGAAGATGAAAAGTTAGAAGAAAGCATATCAGTAACTATTGTAGCAACTGGATTTCCTACAGAAGTACAAAGAGCTATTAATCATGAAGAAAAAAAAATATTTCATAGGTTAGAAGAACCTTATGAAAGAAAAATAACTAGTAAAGTTAATTCATACTCTTATAGTAAAGAAGATCCTTTTTTTTCTAAAAAAAAATATTCTGAAAATTTAGAAGAGGATTATAATTATAAAAATCAACATTTTACATTGAAGAAAAATATTTTTGATAAATCCATAAATTCAAATTTATGGATTGAAAATAAAAATAAAAAAGATTCTTTAGAAAGCTATTTCGATTTTCCTATTTCATCATGTAAAAATGACAACAAAAACAAAAAAAATATAAAACACATTAGAAAAAAAGAAGATAGTAAAGAATAA
- the hisS gene encoding histidine--tRNA ligase: MEYPNIPKGTRDFSSVDIINRNFLIKIIKNHFKLFGFYPIETPSFENISTFTGKYGDEGDNLIFKILHSGNFLEKNISHVLKKVQNDELKIENYTKYLSNKALRYDLTVPFIRYVIMHKNQIVFPFKRYQIQPVWRAEKPQKGRYREFYQCDADIISYYSSLWEEIELLKLCDDIFTELNFTVKIYINHINILKGLAEIIGLKQHLWKDFITSLDKWDKIGKDLVKKEMIRKGIPSKLFDKISFILDMKQNFNEKEQYITTLFKNSENVNKGIKDLKFIFKTIEKISLKNIILEWNISLARGMSYYTGTIWEIFPYGSKKHFSIGGGGRYDLANSFGIKNISGIGISLGLDRIHLSMMKKNLFKNSYYPSKVLFLNFGEEEVLYSYKFINILRKKGISTQLYPNKIKISKQFRFANKNNIPFVIIIGKNEIKNKNIKIKDLKKGIEKEYDNINDIVNQLN; encoded by the coding sequence ATGGAGTATCCTAATATTCCTAAAGGAACCAGAGATTTTTCTTCTGTTGATATAATAAATAGAAATTTTTTAATTAAAATTATTAAAAATCATTTTAAACTTTTTGGATTTTATCCTATAGAAACTCCATCTTTTGAAAATATTTCCACTTTTACTGGAAAATATGGAGATGAAGGAGATAATTTAATTTTTAAAATTCTTCATTCAGGTAACTTTTTAGAAAAAAATATTTCACATGTTTTAAAAAAAGTCCAAAATGATGAATTAAAAATAGAAAATTATACTAAATATCTGTCTAACAAAGCTCTTAGATATGATTTGACAGTACCTTTTATACGTTATGTAATTATGCATAAAAATCAAATTGTTTTTCCTTTTAAACGATATCAAATACAACCAGTATGGCGTGCAGAAAAACCTCAAAAAGGAAGATATAGGGAATTTTATCAATGTGATGCGGATATTATATCATATTATTCTTCCTTATGGGAGGAAATAGAATTGCTTAAACTTTGTGATGATATCTTTACTGAACTAAATTTTACTGTTAAAATATATATTAACCACATAAATATTTTAAAAGGATTAGCAGAAATAATTGGATTAAAACAACATTTATGGAAAGATTTTATTACATCTTTAGATAAATGGGATAAAATAGGAAAAGATTTAGTTAAAAAAGAAATGATTAGAAAAGGTATTCCATCAAAATTATTTGATAAAATTTCGTTTATTTTAGATATGAAACAAAATTTTAATGAAAAAGAACAATATATAACTACATTGTTTAAAAATTCTGAAAATGTAAATAAAGGAATTAAAGATTTGAAATTTATTTTTAAAACAATAGAAAAAATTTCTTTAAAAAATATAATATTGGAATGGAATATTTCTTTAGCAAGAGGTATGAGCTATTATACTGGTACAATTTGGGAAATATTTCCTTATGGTAGTAAGAAACACTTTTCAATTGGTGGTGGTGGGAGGTATGATTTAGCAAATTCATTCGGAATAAAAAATATTTCAGGAATAGGAATTTCTTTAGGATTAGATAGAATTCATTTATCTATGATGAAAAAAAATTTATTTAAAAATAGTTATTATCCTTCAAAAGTTTTATTTCTTAATTTTGGAGAAGAAGAAGTACTGTATTCATATAAATTTATAAATATTTTGAGAAAAAAAGGAATATCCACTCAGTTGTATCCTAATAAAATTAAAATAAGTAAACAGTTTAGATTCGCTAATAAAAATAACATTCCATTTGTTATTATTATAGGAAAAAATGAAATAAAAAATAAAAATATAAAAATAAAAGATTTAAAAAAAGGAATAGAAAAAGAATATGATAATATCAATGATATTGTGAATCAATTAAATTAA